In Elusimicrobiota bacterium, the following proteins share a genomic window:
- a CDS encoding ERAP1-like C-terminal domain-containing protein codes for MTRLIAVAVVVSLPSPSAAQVKSGLPVSPGHISLPFQSVGANMSAPSVLSFPSALSITPALTAVPSIMPFPAVVVIPAAPVAAAPIMKNEPKLSAAKPSLDALTAGLAETPAAAAATLNLHFDAAKGHACAACAGDEVPSGAPSAQAPLPPSSAGRLSKTVLPRTYDLRLRLDPENAAFTGRVKISLESKQPAPRLVLHALDLSLTSVVVAGRRLDPSKIVVDAKAETVTLLLDAPLEGRAEVEIEYSGKMNELMRGLYKSRGKNGTKDESWSFTHLEPTHARRVLPCFDEPSFKAGFRLTLDVPAGLTPLSNMPPVSDAVLDGRRVVSFQETPKMSSYLLAVFAARLEPRTRKVGKTVLTVWAAPDQIAQADFALDAGENALKRLNSYFGLPYMLPKLDMVAAPDFASGAMENWGAILYRDTSLLIDPRLSSDAAKRRVAEVVCHEIVHQWFGNLVTMGWWNDLWLNEAFATWLAYKVVDSWKPEWKVWDEFDQGKRSPLSIDALPGTRPVRSDAATPAEIQAMFDPMSYQKGGALLRMVEAYVGEAAFRKGVQGYMRRFAYKNAEAKDLARELERASGKPVRKMMDKWLSQGGVPVVSVTAEGRVLTLAQERFFASDLKADTKWSIPVVVRYRLKGERKTRTASVLLDKATKRVTLPGAGEILWVYPNANETGYYRFALSPELLSAALSRRGELSPVERAGLLNNLWAQVRAGRMPVATFLDSLAAFRGDASRLIVEDAFGYLKTIRQELSETDAERDALGVFATDFFGPLEQKLGWDKKKGESQETTLTRPTVLNALALLAPKALDQDQVSARLEKYLADPSSIDSSISAVVLTAAARRNDPALFDAFRARLAAPKTPEQKSLMLRALAEFSEPALLDRYLAMTVSDEIRAQDAWMPYAWLLSNSATRERAWSFVKANWKALSAKVGPRGGTRVIGAAGGLVSAPWKSEVESFFRAPDNEIEMARKTLDQTLEAIGLGLRFKDGQASSFAEWSGLTTNGARLSAPGFKAFERLADLWKLTAAERRAVLGVDARTYARYRKSPSSLSRASLERVSLALGVYRRINEILSAPASNDWIKSPNKAFGGRSALDLMARDAQGLREVRDYLLGVGGGWL; via the coding sequence ATGACGAGGTTGATCGCCGTCGCCGTGGTCGTTTCATTGCCGTCGCCGTCGGCGGCTCAAGTGAAATCCGGTCTTCCCGTGAGTCCCGGTCATATTTCTTTGCCGTTCCAATCCGTCGGCGCCAACATGAGCGCCCCTTCCGTTCTGTCGTTCCCCTCCGCGCTCTCCATCACCCCCGCTTTGACCGCCGTTCCTTCTATAATGCCCTTCCCGGCCGTCGTCGTGATCCCTGCCGCCCCCGTCGCGGCCGCCCCCATCATGAAGAACGAACCCAAGCTCTCCGCCGCCAAGCCCTCCCTCGACGCGCTGACCGCCGGCCTCGCCGAGACTCCCGCCGCCGCCGCGGCCACCTTGAACCTCCACTTCGACGCCGCGAAGGGTCATGCCTGCGCCGCCTGCGCGGGCGACGAGGTCCCCTCCGGCGCCCCGTCCGCGCAAGCGCCGCTGCCCCCGTCCTCCGCGGGCCGTCTGTCGAAGACCGTGCTTCCGAGGACCTATGATCTTCGCTTGAGGCTCGATCCCGAGAACGCCGCGTTCACCGGCCGCGTCAAGATCTCCCTCGAATCGAAACAGCCCGCGCCGCGGCTCGTCCTTCACGCGCTCGACCTGTCGTTGACCTCGGTCGTCGTCGCCGGCCGCCGCCTGGACCCGTCGAAGATCGTCGTCGACGCGAAGGCCGAGACCGTGACCTTGCTCCTCGACGCGCCGCTCGAGGGCCGCGCCGAGGTCGAGATCGAGTACTCCGGCAAGATGAACGAGCTGATGCGCGGCCTGTACAAGTCGCGGGGCAAGAACGGGACCAAGGACGAGTCCTGGTCGTTCACCCATCTCGAGCCCACGCACGCGCGCCGCGTTCTTCCGTGCTTCGACGAGCCGTCGTTCAAAGCGGGCTTCAGGTTGACGTTGGACGTCCCCGCGGGGTTGACGCCGTTATCCAACATGCCGCCGGTCTCCGACGCGGTCCTCGACGGCCGCCGCGTCGTTTCTTTCCAGGAGACCCCTAAGATGTCGTCGTATCTCCTGGCCGTCTTCGCCGCCCGTCTCGAGCCCCGCACGCGCAAGGTCGGCAAGACCGTCCTGACCGTCTGGGCCGCGCCGGACCAGATCGCCCAGGCCGACTTCGCCCTCGACGCGGGCGAGAACGCGCTCAAGCGCCTGAACTCGTACTTCGGCCTCCCGTACATGCTGCCCAAGCTCGACATGGTCGCCGCGCCCGACTTCGCCTCGGGGGCCATGGAGAACTGGGGCGCGATCCTCTACCGCGACACGTCCTTGCTGATCGACCCGAGGCTGTCCTCCGACGCCGCCAAGCGCCGCGTCGCCGAGGTCGTCTGCCACGAGATCGTGCACCAGTGGTTCGGCAACCTTGTAACGATGGGCTGGTGGAACGACTTGTGGCTCAACGAGGCCTTCGCGACCTGGCTCGCCTACAAGGTCGTGGACTCGTGGAAGCCGGAGTGGAAGGTCTGGGACGAGTTCGACCAGGGGAAGCGCTCGCCGCTGTCCATCGACGCCCTGCCCGGCACGCGCCCGGTCCGCTCCGACGCGGCCACGCCCGCCGAGATCCAGGCCATGTTCGACCCGATGTCCTACCAGAAGGGCGGGGCGCTGCTGCGCATGGTCGAGGCGTATGTCGGCGAAGCCGCGTTCCGCAAGGGCGTGCAGGGCTACATGAGGCGCTTCGCGTATAAGAACGCGGAAGCGAAGGACCTCGCGAGGGAGCTCGAGCGCGCGTCGGGCAAGCCGGTGCGAAAGATGATGGATAAGTGGCTGAGCCAGGGGGGAGTCCCGGTCGTGTCGGTGACGGCCGAAGGCCGCGTCCTCACGCTGGCGCAGGAGCGGTTCTTCGCGTCAGACCTCAAGGCCGACACGAAGTGGTCCATCCCCGTCGTGGTGCGCTATCGCCTCAAGGGGGAGCGCAAGACGCGCACCGCCTCGGTGCTGTTGGATAAAGCAACGAAGAGGGTGACCTTGCCGGGCGCCGGCGAAATACTTTGGGTGTACCCGAACGCGAATGAGACCGGATACTACCGCTTCGCGCTGTCCCCCGAGCTGTTGTCCGCGGCGCTGTCGCGCCGCGGCGAACTTTCTCCGGTGGAGAGAGCGGGGCTTTTGAACAACTTGTGGGCCCAGGTCCGCGCCGGACGTATGCCGGTCGCGACTTTTCTCGATTCGCTCGCCGCGTTCCGCGGCGACGCTTCGCGACTGATCGTCGAGGACGCGTTCGGGTACCTGAAGACGATCCGTCAGGAATTGTCCGAAACCGACGCCGAGCGCGACGCGCTCGGCGTTTTTGCGACGGATTTCTTCGGGCCGCTCGAACAGAAGCTCGGGTGGGACAAGAAAAAAGGCGAGAGCCAGGAGACCACGTTGACCCGGCCGACGGTGCTCAACGCTCTCGCGCTTCTCGCGCCGAAGGCGCTCGACCAGGACCAGGTTTCGGCGCGTCTCGAGAAGTATCTCGCCGACCCTTCGTCGATCGACTCGTCCATCTCCGCCGTGGTCCTGACCGCCGCCGCGCGCCGCAACGACCCGGCGCTGTTCGACGCGTTCCGCGCGCGTCTCGCCGCGCCGAAGACGCCGGAGCAGAAGAGCCTGATGCTGCGCGCCCTCGCCGAGTTCTCGGAGCCGGCGCTGCTCGACCGGTATCTCGCGATGACGGTGTCGGACGAGATCCGCGCGCAGGACGCGTGGATGCCGTACGCCTGGCTCCTCTCGAACTCCGCGACGCGCGAGCGCGCGTGGTCCTTCGTGAAGGCGAACTGGAAGGCGCTGTCGGCCAAGGTCGGCCCGCGCGGCGGCACCCGCGTGATCGGCGCGGCCGGCGGCCTCGTCTCCGCCCCGTGGAAGTCCGAGGTGGAGTCGTTCTTCCGCGCGCCGGACAACGAGATCGAGATGGCGCGCAAGACGCTCGACCAGACGCTCGAGGCGATCGGCCTCGGCCTGCGCTTCAAGGACGGCCAGGCCTCCTCGTTCGCCGAGTGGTCGGGCCTGACGACGAACGGCGCGAGATTGTCGGCTCCGGGCTTCAAGGCCTTCGAGCGGCTGGCGGACCTCTGGAAGCTGACGGCGGCCGAGCGCCGCGCGGTCCTCGGCGTGGACGCGAGGACCTACGCGAGGTACCGGAAGTCGCCTTCCTCCCTGTCGCGCGCGTCGCTCGAGCGCGTCTCCCTGGCCCTCGGCGTGTACCGCCGCATCAACGAGATCCTGAGCGCGCCGGCTTCCAACGACTGGATCAAGAGCCCGAACAAGGCCTTCGGCGGAAGGTCCGCCCTCGACCTGATGGCACGCGACGCTCAGGGCCTGCGCGAGGTCCGCGACTACCTCCTCGGCGTCGGCGGCGGCTGGCTGTAG